A stretch of Planococcus citri chromosome 5, ihPlaCitr1.1, whole genome shotgun sequence DNA encodes these proteins:
- the LOC135848413 gene encoding maltase 1-like, whose amino-acid sequence MELWRIVFFLPFVLGALALDTEWWKHATIYQILLRSFQDSDSDGIGDIRGLISRLDYLVEIGIDTVYMMPFYPASGHDHGYDIKNYKEIDPVYGTMEDFKELMREMESRGLSCLTDLVINHTSDEHEWFQKSIKKIPPYTDYYVWVNAKGYDTNNKPIPPNNWFSMFDMRIDGSAWTWNDQRNQFYLHQANVQQPDLNLRNEYVKLEIIDIMTHWLEKGVSGFRVDAPMYFMEDEQLRDNLPLSPGATVFTMFSECERTLNHPDTFKYLHELNVFLQRYDRENAKPIQTFLLGETYGPINNVIKYYGTKKSPAIHLPLNFLLTGLKTYLDARQLNDFLHTWLDAVPEDMPSNWALGNHDQGRTANHLGVEYSAIMLALGTLLPGTCSLYYGEELGMGQNNLVKKEDKYNRLFHRTPMHWDDTTNAGFTTATKPWLPVHPNYWRYNVQSQRNTENSMLNYFKDLMTLRQTLTAMYGDLKFYIVSEWVLAFSRTYQGNSYIIVMNLGTENEPIDWPTEMNNLPATLTVAASSPNSLYRKGFKMETTPAQYSLRPHSVLVLKSDTIIISS is encoded by the exons ATGGAACTGTGGCGAATCGTGTTCTTCTTACCCTTCGTACTTGGAGCTTTAGCTTTGGATACAGAATGGTGGAAACACGCGACTATTTATCAAATACTACTGAGATCATTTCAAGACAGCGATAGCGATGGAATCGGAGACATCCGAGGATTAATTTCCAGACTGGATTATTTGGTCGAGATTGGAATAGATACCGTTTACATGATGCCATTTTATCCTGCTTCGGGCCACGATCACGGTTAcgatattaaaaattacaaagaaataGATCCTGTCTATGGAACGATGGAAGATTTCAAAGAGTTGATGAGGGAAATGGAGTCTAGAG GTTTGAGTTGTTTGACGGATTTGGTGATCAATCATACCAGCGATGAGCACGAGTGgttccaaaaatcgataaaaaaaattcctccgTACACAGATTACTATGTTTGGGTTAATGCAAAAGGATACGATACTAACAACAAACCTATTCCACCGAATAATTGG TTCAGTATGTTTGATATGAGAATAGATGGTAGTGCTTGGACATGGAACGATCAAAGAAATCAATTCTATCTGCATCAAGCGAACGTACAACAGCCAGATTTAAATTTAAGAAACGAATATGTCAAGTTAGAAATAATT GATATAATGACACACTGGTTAGAGAAAGGAGTCTCTGGATTTCGAGTCGACGCACCCATGTATTTTATGGAAGATGAACAACTTCGAGATAATCTGCCATTAAGTCCCGGAGCTACAGTTTTCACCATGTTTTCAGAATGCGAACGTACTCTCAATCATCCAGATACATTTAAATACTTACACGAATTGAACGTGTTTCTGCAGCGATATGATCGAGAGAATGCAAAACCAATACAAAC ATTTTTACTGGGAGAAACATACGGACCAATCAATAACGTCATCAAGTATTATGGAACAAAGAAATCCCCAGCGATCCATTTGCCATTAAATTTTCTCCTCACAGGTTTAAAAACATACCTGGATGCTCGACAACTTAACGATTTCCTTCACACTTGGCTCGACGCTGTACCTGAAGACATGCCATCAAACTGGGCT TTGGGCAACCATGATCAAGGCAGAACAGCAAATCATTTAGGCGTAGAATACAGCGCAATTATGCTAGCTTTGGGCACCCTGCTGCCAGGAACGTGTTCGCTTTACTACGGAGAAGAGCTCGGCATGGGGCAGAACAACCTGGTCAAGAAGGAGGACAAATACAATAGACTTTTTCATCGCACACCGATGCACTGGGACGATACCACGAATGCTG GTTTCACCACTGCAACCAAGCCTTGGCTACCGGTGCACCCGAATTACTGGCGTTACAATGTTCAAAGCCAAAGAAACACCGAGAACAGcatgttgaattatttcaaagacTTGATGACTCTTCGACAAACTCTTACAGCAATGTATGGTGATCTGAAATTCTATATTGTATCAGAATGGGTATTAGCATTTTCCAGAACTTACCAGGGAAATAGTTACATCATTGTAATGAATCTGGGAACAGAAAATGAACCAATTGATTGGCCCACTGAGATGAATAATCTTCCAGCAACATTGACTGTGGCAGCTTCCAGTCCTAATTCTTTGTACAGAAAAGG ATTCAAGATGGAAACAACACCAGCACAGTATTCTTTGAGGCCTCATTCTGTTCTTGTACTGAAATCTGATACAATTATTATTTCATCATAG